One part of the Anaeromyxobacter sp. Fw109-5 genome encodes these proteins:
- a CDS encoding S41 family peptidase: MRTIVRGAPRLRRGLRQLTFALVAAAAACGSSDDASFGPSAQYEARCAAPRAGIDPSTGEPYRDRRGTLADEKAWVRSWIHELYLWYREVPNANPAGYSTPARYFDVLKTPASTASGRPKDRFHFTYPTDAWVALSQSGVEVGYGVQWVILSQDPPRQAVAAYVEPDSPGEIAGIARGTALVAVDGVDLANGTDVDTLNAGIAPSTADEVHTLTIRDGLGTRTVQVTSTAVEGTPVPVVQTISTASGTVGYVLFNDHVATSEAQLVAAIEQLRTAAVRDLVLDLRYNGGGYLAIASQLAYMIAGPASTTGKAFERLVFNDKVDIRDPDTGEPLPPMPFFETTLDFSLPPGAALPTLGLGRVFVLTGAGTCSASESVMNGLRGIGVQVIQIGAATCGKPYGFSPRDNCGTTYFAIQFQGVNEQGFGEYGDGFVPGGSGVAGVPGCAVPDDYGHELGDPAEARLSAALAYRATGRCPAGGTSALTAETALAGEGEVVKSPWRQNRIVER; the protein is encoded by the coding sequence ATGCGCACCATCGTGCGGGGCGCGCCGCGCCTCCGTCGCGGGCTCCGCCAGCTCACCTTCGCGCTCGTGGCCGCGGCCGCCGCGTGCGGCTCCTCGGACGACGCGTCGTTCGGCCCCTCCGCGCAGTACGAGGCGCGCTGCGCCGCTCCGCGGGCGGGGATCGACCCCTCCACGGGCGAGCCGTACCGCGATCGGCGGGGCACGCTCGCCGACGAGAAGGCGTGGGTCCGCTCCTGGATCCACGAGCTCTACCTCTGGTACCGAGAGGTGCCGAACGCGAACCCCGCCGGCTACTCGACGCCCGCGCGCTACTTCGACGTGCTGAAGACGCCCGCGTCGACCGCCTCGGGGCGGCCCAAGGATCGGTTCCACTTCACCTATCCGACCGACGCGTGGGTGGCGCTCTCGCAGTCGGGCGTGGAGGTGGGGTACGGCGTGCAGTGGGTGATCCTGTCGCAGGACCCGCCGCGCCAGGCCGTCGCCGCGTACGTGGAGCCGGACTCGCCGGGGGAGATCGCCGGCATCGCGCGCGGCACGGCGCTCGTCGCCGTGGACGGCGTGGACCTCGCGAACGGCACCGACGTGGACACGCTGAACGCCGGCATCGCCCCGTCGACCGCGGACGAGGTGCACACGTTGACGATCCGCGACGGCCTCGGGACCCGCACGGTGCAGGTCACCTCGACCGCCGTCGAGGGCACCCCCGTCCCGGTCGTCCAGACGATCTCGACCGCGAGCGGGACCGTCGGGTACGTGCTCTTCAACGACCACGTGGCGACCTCCGAGGCGCAGCTCGTCGCGGCGATCGAGCAGCTCCGGACCGCGGCGGTGCGAGACCTCGTGCTCGACCTCCGGTACAACGGCGGCGGCTACCTCGCCATCGCGAGCCAGCTCGCCTACATGATCGCGGGCCCGGCCTCGACGACGGGGAAGGCCTTCGAGCGGCTCGTCTTCAACGACAAGGTGGACATCCGCGACCCCGACACCGGGGAGCCGCTCCCCCCGATGCCCTTCTTCGAGACGACCCTGGACTTCTCGCTCCCGCCGGGCGCCGCCCTGCCCACGCTCGGGCTCGGGCGCGTGTTCGTGCTCACCGGCGCGGGCACCTGCTCGGCGAGCGAGTCGGTCATGAACGGCCTGCGCGGCATCGGCGTCCAGGTGATCCAGATCGGCGCCGCGACGTGCGGCAAGCCCTACGGCTTCTCGCCCCGCGACAACTGCGGCACGACCTACTTCGCGATCCAGTTCCAGGGCGTGAACGAGCAGGGCTTCGGCGAGTACGGAGACGGCTTCGTGCCCGGCGGGAGCGGCGTCGCCGGCGTGCCCGGGTGCGCGGTGCCGGACGACTACGGCCACGAGCTGGGGGATCCCGCCGAGGCGCGCCTCTCGGCCGCCCTCGCGTACCGCGCGACCGGCCGGTGCCCGGCGGGGGGGACGTCGGCGCTCACCGCGGAGACGGCGCTCGCGGGCGAGGGTGAGGTGGTGAAGTCGCCCTGGCGCCAGAACCGGATCGTGGAAAGATGA
- a CDS encoding TetR/AcrR family transcriptional regulator, whose amino-acid sequence MAANTKSARRAREIEHTRRDIIAAAEQVFAEAGFHEATMQAIAREAGFTAASLYTYFASKDEIFQAIVEDLAGALSATFDAHFPAGLTLEQRLELLLERQLEVVLARRQALRILFDLGPQRRCEPDEGRLPFLRRMAEFLERSGAAERLRCPPEEAARVLLGILQATTLPWLLGGATAMPDPARHSARAVDLFLRGVARPAGG is encoded by the coding sequence ATGGCGGCGAATACGAAATCGGCGCGGCGCGCTCGGGAGATCGAGCACACCCGGCGCGACATCATCGCGGCGGCAGAGCAGGTGTTCGCCGAGGCGGGCTTCCACGAGGCGACGATGCAGGCGATCGCCCGGGAGGCCGGGTTCACGGCCGCCTCCCTCTACACGTACTTCGCCAGCAAGGACGAGATCTTCCAGGCGATCGTGGAAGATCTCGCGGGGGCGCTGAGCGCCACCTTCGACGCACATTTTCCCGCCGGCCTGACGCTCGAGCAGCGGCTCGAGCTGCTCCTCGAGCGTCAGCTCGAGGTGGTCCTCGCGCGCCGGCAGGCGCTGCGGATCCTGTTCGACCTCGGACCGCAGCGCCGCTGCGAGCCCGACGAAGGGCGGCTCCCCTTCCTGCGCAGGATGGCCGAGTTCCTGGAGCGCTCGGGCGCGGCGGAACGGCTGCGCTGTCCGCCCGAGGAGGCCGCCCGGGTCCTGCTCGGGATCCTCCAGGCGACCACCCTGCCCTGGCTCCTCGGTGGCGCGACGGCCATGCCGGACCCCGCCCGCCACTCGGCGCGCGCCGTGGATCTGTTCCTGCGCGGAGTCGCCCGTCCGGCTGGCGGCTAG
- a CDS encoding efflux RND transporter periplasmic adaptor subunit: MTRTLPRLALLAALTLACGRGGGAALPAAAASPAPAPAGGAAEAIGVRTVKPHAGSARVTRATGELRARHEATLSSETSGRIQRFLVDVGSQVKKGQVLVELDASTARIQVQQAQAARAAAEAAHRGAESELRRARELARGDAASPAMVERAETAELQTAAALQQASAAVAAAQDQLAKHSLKAPFDGVITARTKSAGEFVAMVPPTAVLAMVDVGSLEVRAGVPEAVADLLAPGAELAATVSPSGRPFKARIRSVGAVVEPGTRTVDVRADPLGGPLKELRPGAIVEIALGGAAATEGLFLPAAAVQEAEGAQFVWTVEADRLKRQAVKVEKLGPGTVRVLSGVGPEALVVAESGAGFKDGAPVRVLQ; encoded by the coding sequence ATGACGCGAACCCTCCCCCGCCTCGCCCTGCTCGCCGCCCTCACCCTCGCCTGCGGCCGCGGCGGGGGTGCAGCCCTCCCCGCCGCCGCCGCGTCCCCCGCCCCTGCTCCTGCCGGCGGCGCCGCCGAGGCCATCGGCGTCCGGACGGTGAAGCCGCACGCCGGGTCGGCCCGGGTGACCCGCGCCACGGGCGAGCTCCGCGCGCGCCACGAGGCGACGCTGTCCTCCGAGACCTCCGGCCGCATCCAGCGCTTCCTCGTGGACGTCGGCTCGCAGGTGAAGAAGGGGCAGGTGCTCGTCGAGCTCGACGCCTCCACCGCCCGCATCCAGGTCCAGCAGGCCCAGGCCGCGCGCGCCGCCGCCGAGGCGGCCCACCGGGGCGCCGAGTCCGAGCTGCGCCGCGCGCGCGAGCTCGCCCGCGGCGACGCCGCCTCCCCCGCGATGGTGGAGCGCGCCGAGACCGCCGAGCTGCAGACGGCCGCGGCGCTGCAGCAGGCGAGCGCCGCCGTCGCGGCGGCGCAGGATCAGCTCGCGAAGCACTCGCTCAAGGCCCCCTTCGACGGCGTCATCACCGCGCGGACGAAGAGCGCCGGCGAGTTCGTGGCGATGGTGCCGCCCACCGCCGTGCTCGCGATGGTGGACGTCGGGTCCCTGGAGGTGCGCGCCGGCGTGCCCGAGGCGGTGGCCGACCTCCTCGCGCCCGGCGCCGAGCTGGCCGCGACCGTGAGCCCATCCGGCAGGCCGTTCAAGGCGCGCATCCGTTCGGTGGGCGCGGTGGTCGAGCCGGGCACGCGCACGGTGGACGTGCGCGCCGACCCGCTGGGCGGGCCGCTCAAGGAGCTCCGCCCCGGCGCCATCGTCGAGATCGCGCTCGGCGGCGCCGCCGCGACCGAGGGGCTCTTCCTGCCCGCGGCCGCGGTGCAGGAGGCCGAGGGCGCCCAGTTCGTGTGGACCGTCGAGGCGGACCGGCTGAAGCGCCAGGCGGTGAAGGTCGAGAAGCTCGGGCCAGGCACGGTCCGGGTCCTGTCGGGCGTCGGGCCCGAGGCGCTCGTGGTCGCGGAGAGCGGCGCGGGCTTCAAGGACGGCGCGCCGGTGCGCGTCCTGCAGTGA
- a CDS encoding efflux RND transporter permease subunit: MSPIRTFIRRPIFTSMLLLAVVVFGLVAYPRIGVDQMPEVDFPIVTVTTILPGADPETVEENLSKPLEEALNTLSGLDTLRSQNFESISMVVLRFDLSVPVDVAAQDVRDKVQATLSQLPKEIETPVVQKLDLGAMPIVQLALSGPVPIQELTRIAEDELKPGLQRLQGVGSIDVVGGREREINVVVDPVRLRSYGLAATDVSQAISAQSIDVPGGRMLEPGLERVVKLETEARSVEELRDLVVASPGGKQIRVRDVADVVDGPGEARSSATLDGRSAVALVVRKQSGANTVEVAERVKADLAALAQRLPEGSKLEVVTDNSKFIRGSISAVQHDLLIGAILAVLVVLVFLRDWRATIVSAFALPTSVVGTFAVMHALGFTFNTVTMLALTLSIGLLIDDAIVVIENIVRHLEKGERPREAALNGTGQIALAVLAVTLSVIAVFIPVAFMKGMVGRFFFQFGVTVAVAVAISYFVSMTLTPMMSARLLAKHGHGTTRVGAALERFFTGIERAYRRALEWALAHRGLTVASAVGVLVATVFLGKFLQFTFIPSQDQSGVTVSVELPVGTPLLETEAQAERIAAQIRGVPGVVNVFALVGGGVDEAVNKADLTVNLVHLKSRRYSQEEFKQHLRESLVVPPGAILSVADQQMMAGGGSRPQPVQFNIRSDDWDALLAAVEKTKAAMEKNPGLTDVDSTYRAGRPLLSVQVDRDRAAAVGLPAAALGQTLRAYLGQDAFATYREKGEQYDVKLRLPEATRADPDAIGALTLRTPRNELIELRSVARLESGEGPSQIERQALKRQVTMVANLKGYSLGEAISFLNGVAKDFPPQVQTDFEGQGKELANTGREFLIALFLGIVLIYMILAAQFESLLDPVTIMLSLPLAVIGAIAALLLANEFMSMLAMIGMIMLAGLVTKNGILIVEFTNQLRAEGRSTLEALLEAGPLRLRPILMTSIAMIAGMVPVAFARGDGAEMRTGMAWAIIGGLAASTVLTLVVVPVVYALLDGLRRRLVRAVPSVRGDDEGERAA; this comes from the coding sequence TTGAGCCCGATCCGCACGTTCATCCGCCGTCCCATCTTCACGAGCATGCTGCTGCTCGCGGTGGTGGTGTTCGGCCTCGTCGCCTACCCGCGCATCGGCGTCGACCAGATGCCCGAGGTCGACTTCCCGATCGTCACCGTCACCACCATCCTCCCGGGCGCCGACCCCGAGACCGTCGAGGAGAACCTCTCGAAGCCGCTCGAGGAGGCGCTGAACACGCTCTCCGGCCTCGACACCCTGCGCTCGCAGAACTTCGAGAGCATCTCGATGGTCGTGCTGCGCTTCGACCTGTCGGTGCCGGTGGACGTGGCCGCCCAGGACGTGCGCGACAAGGTCCAGGCGACGCTCTCCCAGCTGCCGAAGGAGATCGAGACGCCGGTGGTGCAGAAGCTCGACCTGGGCGCCATGCCCATCGTGCAGCTCGCCCTCTCCGGCCCGGTGCCCATCCAGGAGCTCACGCGCATCGCCGAGGACGAGCTGAAGCCCGGGCTCCAGCGGCTCCAGGGCGTCGGCTCGATCGACGTGGTGGGCGGGCGCGAGCGCGAGATCAACGTGGTGGTGGACCCGGTGCGGCTCCGCTCCTACGGCCTCGCCGCCACCGACGTCTCCCAGGCCATCAGCGCGCAGAGCATCGACGTCCCGGGCGGGCGCATGCTCGAGCCGGGGCTGGAGCGCGTGGTGAAGCTCGAGACCGAGGCCCGCTCGGTGGAGGAGCTCCGCGACCTCGTGGTGGCGAGCCCGGGCGGCAAGCAGATCCGCGTGCGCGACGTCGCCGACGTGGTGGACGGGCCGGGCGAGGCGCGCTCGTCGGCCACGCTCGACGGCCGCTCCGCCGTGGCGCTCGTCGTGCGCAAGCAGTCGGGCGCGAACACCGTCGAGGTCGCCGAGCGCGTGAAGGCGGACCTCGCGGCGCTGGCGCAGCGGCTCCCCGAGGGCTCGAAGCTCGAGGTCGTCACCGACAACTCGAAGTTCATCCGCGGCTCCATCTCCGCGGTGCAGCACGATCTCCTCATCGGCGCCATCCTCGCCGTGCTCGTCGTGCTCGTGTTCCTGCGCGACTGGCGCGCGACCATCGTCTCCGCGTTCGCGCTGCCGACCTCGGTCGTCGGCACCTTCGCCGTGATGCACGCGCTCGGCTTCACCTTCAACACCGTGACCATGCTCGCGCTCACCCTCTCGATCGGCCTCCTCATCGACGACGCCATCGTGGTGATCGAGAACATCGTGCGTCACCTCGAGAAGGGCGAGCGGCCGCGAGAGGCGGCGCTGAACGGGACCGGCCAGATCGCGCTCGCGGTCCTCGCGGTGACGCTGTCCGTCATCGCGGTGTTCATCCCGGTCGCGTTCATGAAGGGGATGGTCGGCCGCTTCTTCTTCCAGTTCGGCGTCACCGTCGCGGTGGCGGTCGCCATCTCCTACTTCGTCTCGATGACGCTCACGCCGATGATGTCGGCGCGCCTCCTCGCGAAGCACGGGCACGGCACGACGCGGGTCGGCGCGGCGCTGGAGCGGTTCTTCACGGGCATCGAGCGCGCCTACCGCCGGGCCCTCGAGTGGGCGCTCGCCCACCGGGGCCTCACGGTCGCCAGCGCCGTCGGCGTCCTCGTCGCCACGGTGTTCCTGGGCAAGTTCCTCCAGTTCACCTTCATCCCCTCCCAGGATCAGAGCGGCGTCACGGTGAGCGTGGAGCTGCCTGTGGGCACGCCGCTCCTGGAGACCGAGGCCCAGGCGGAGCGGATCGCCGCGCAGATCCGGGGCGTGCCGGGCGTGGTGAACGTCTTCGCCCTGGTGGGCGGCGGCGTGGACGAGGCGGTGAACAAGGCCGATCTCACCGTGAACCTCGTGCATCTGAAGAGCCGGCGATACAGCCAGGAGGAGTTCAAGCAGCACCTGCGCGAGTCGCTCGTGGTCCCCCCGGGCGCGATCCTCTCGGTGGCCGACCAGCAGATGATGGCGGGCGGCGGCTCGCGCCCGCAGCCGGTGCAGTTCAACATCCGCTCGGACGACTGGGACGCGCTCCTCGCCGCGGTCGAGAAGACCAAGGCGGCGATGGAGAAGAACCCTGGCCTCACCGACGTGGACTCGACCTACCGCGCCGGCCGGCCGCTCCTCTCCGTGCAGGTGGACCGCGACCGCGCCGCCGCGGTGGGCCTCCCGGCCGCGGCGCTCGGGCAGACCCTGCGCGCCTACCTCGGCCAGGACGCGTTCGCGACGTACCGCGAGAAGGGCGAGCAGTACGACGTGAAGCTCCGGCTCCCCGAGGCGACCCGGGCCGATCCCGACGCCATCGGCGCGCTGACCCTGCGCACCCCCAGGAACGAGCTCATCGAGCTGCGCAGCGTGGCGCGGCTCGAGAGCGGCGAGGGGCCCTCCCAGATCGAGCGGCAGGCGCTGAAGCGGCAGGTGACGATGGTCGCGAACCTGAAGGGCTACTCGCTCGGCGAGGCGATCTCGTTCCTGAACGGCGTCGCGAAGGACTTCCCGCCGCAGGTGCAGACGGACTTCGAGGGCCAGGGCAAGGAGCTCGCGAACACCGGGCGCGAGTTCCTCATCGCGCTCTTCCTGGGGATCGTCCTCATCTACATGATCCTCGCCGCGCAGTTCGAGAGCCTGCTCGACCCGGTGACGATCATGCTCTCGCTGCCGCTCGCGGTGATCGGCGCGATCGCCGCGCTGCTCCTCGCGAACGAGTTCATGTCGATGCTCGCCATGATCGGCATGATCATGCTGGCGGGGCTCGTGACGAAGAACGGCATCCTCATCGTCGAGTTCACGAACCAGCTCCGCGCCGAGGGCCGCTCGACGCTGGAGGCGCTGCTCGAGGCGGGTCCCCTGCGGCTCCGCCCGATCCTCATGACCTCGATCGCCATGATCGCCGGCATGGTCCCGGTCGCCTTCGCGCGCGGCGACGGCGCGGAGATGCGCACGGGCATGGCGTGGGCCATCATCGGCGGCCTCGCGGCCTCGACGGTCCTCACGCTCGTGGTGGTGCCCGTGGTGTACGCGCTGCTCGACGGGCTGCGCCGCCGGCTGGTGCGCGCCGTCCCCTCCGTTCGCGGCGACGACGAGGGAGAGCGGGCCGCCTAG
- a CDS encoding DUF5666 domain-containing protein: protein MKRLAIVGAAAALAWAQGVRADDVEKKQAETQEKVQKAEAEAGKETREAKAEAQEKTAEARKEAREEKAEAKEELRETERDAARRAQGTSAGERMGTGSGAAAMRDEKKHPTFGDKDNFKLEGRIESVSASSITVRREELPAAKLSVDPNTKIELDGERVSASQLKQGQEVKASFNLQNDKPMAVEIKAEKMDK, encoded by the coding sequence ATGAAGAGACTGGCAATCGTGGGCGCGGCCGCCGCGCTCGCCTGGGCGCAGGGCGTCCGGGCAGACGACGTGGAGAAGAAGCAGGCCGAGACGCAGGAGAAGGTGCAGAAGGCCGAGGCGGAGGCGGGCAAGGAGACCCGGGAGGCCAAGGCCGAGGCACAGGAGAAGACCGCCGAGGCCCGCAAGGAGGCGCGCGAGGAGAAGGCGGAGGCGAAGGAGGAGCTGCGCGAGACGGAGAGGGACGCCGCGAGGCGCGCGCAGGGCACCAGCGCGGGTGAGCGCATGGGCACCGGCTCGGGCGCGGCCGCGATGCGCGACGAGAAGAAGCACCCCACCTTCGGGGACAAGGACAACTTCAAGCTCGAGGGCAGGATAGAGTCGGTGTCGGCGAGCTCGATCACCGTCCGTCGCGAGGAGCTGCCGGCCGCGAAGCTGAGCGTCGATCCCAACACCAAGATCGAGCTGGACGGCGAGCGGGTCTCCGCGTCCCAGCTGAAGCAGGGCCAGGAGGTGAAGGCGTCGTTCAACCTCCAGAACGACAAGCCCATGGCCGTGGAGATCAAGGCCGAGAAGATGGACAAGTAG
- a CDS encoding AMP-binding protein → MNKPSYVSGTSSVPLLGETVGENLRRTTARFPEREALVSVQQGYRATYRELWEQTSELARALLVRGVRKGDRVGVWSPNRYEWVVLQYACARVGAILVNVNPAYRVHELEHALRHAGVSTLVLARAFRQADYVSMVREVRLRCPELRQTIVIDDEWTDLRQDARRLSEEELSNVERSLQFDEPINIQYTSGTTGFPKGATLSHHNILNNGYFVGQHLRYTEHDRVCIPVPFYHCFGMVMGNLACTSAGATMVIPAESFEPRAVMRTVQEERCTSLYGVPTMFIAELEHPEFASFDFSSLRTGIMAGSPCPIEVMKRVQRDMHMPEVTICYGMTETSPVSTQSRVNDPLDKRVSTVGQVHPHVEIKIVDPTTGRVVPRGAPGELCTRGYSVMLGYWDDAAATRAAIDAGRWMHTGDLATLDAEGYVKIVGRIKDMVLRGGENVFPREVEEFLYTIPGISDVQVIGVPDAKYGEELMAWVKLRPGVTLDGEAIRRLCRGKIATYKIPRYYKFVDAFPMTVTGKVQKFRMRELAIRELGLQRAASIQTA, encoded by the coding sequence GTGAACAAACCTTCGTACGTCAGCGGCACGTCCTCCGTGCCGCTCCTCGGCGAGACCGTCGGGGAGAACCTGCGCCGCACCACCGCGCGCTTCCCGGAGCGCGAGGCGCTCGTGTCGGTGCAGCAAGGCTACCGCGCCACCTACCGCGAGCTCTGGGAGCAGACCTCGGAGCTCGCGCGGGCGCTGCTCGTGCGGGGGGTCCGCAAGGGCGACCGCGTCGGCGTCTGGTCGCCGAACCGGTACGAGTGGGTGGTGCTCCAGTACGCGTGCGCCCGCGTGGGCGCGATCCTCGTGAACGTCAACCCGGCCTACCGCGTCCACGAGCTCGAGCACGCGCTCCGGCACGCGGGCGTCTCCACGCTCGTGCTCGCCCGCGCCTTCCGCCAGGCGGACTACGTGTCGATGGTGCGAGAGGTCCGGCTGCGCTGTCCGGAGCTGCGCCAGACGATCGTCATCGACGACGAGTGGACGGACCTGCGGCAGGACGCGCGGCGGCTGTCGGAGGAGGAGCTCTCGAACGTCGAGCGCAGCCTGCAGTTCGACGAGCCGATCAACATCCAGTACACGAGCGGCACCACCGGCTTCCCGAAGGGCGCGACGCTCTCGCACCACAACATCCTGAACAACGGCTACTTCGTCGGGCAGCACCTCCGCTACACGGAGCACGACCGCGTCTGCATCCCGGTGCCCTTCTACCACTGCTTCGGCATGGTGATGGGCAACCTGGCCTGCACCTCCGCGGGCGCGACCATGGTGATCCCGGCGGAGAGCTTCGAGCCGCGCGCGGTCATGCGGACGGTCCAGGAGGAGCGCTGCACCTCGCTCTACGGCGTGCCGACGATGTTCATCGCCGAGCTCGAGCACCCCGAGTTCGCCTCCTTCGACTTCTCCTCGCTGCGCACCGGGATCATGGCCGGCTCGCCGTGCCCGATCGAGGTGATGAAGCGGGTCCAGAGGGACATGCACATGCCGGAGGTCACCATCTGCTACGGCATGACCGAGACCTCGCCGGTGTCGACGCAGTCGCGCGTGAACGACCCGCTCGACAAGCGCGTCTCGACCGTGGGCCAGGTACACCCGCACGTCGAGATCAAGATCGTCGACCCCACCACCGGCCGCGTCGTCCCGCGCGGCGCGCCAGGCGAGCTCTGCACCCGCGGCTACTCGGTGATGCTCGGATACTGGGACGACGCCGCGGCCACGCGCGCCGCGATCGACGCGGGGCGCTGGATGCACACGGGCGATCTCGCCACCCTCGACGCGGAGGGGTACGTGAAGATCGTCGGGCGCATCAAGGACATGGTGCTGCGCGGGGGTGAGAACGTCTTTCCGCGCGAGGTGGAGGAGTTCCTCTACACGATCCCCGGCATCTCCGACGTGCAGGTCATCGGGGTGCCCGACGCGAAGTACGGCGAGGAGCTCATGGCCTGGGTGAAGCTCCGCCCGGGCGTGACCCTCGACGGCGAGGCGATCCGCCGGCTCTGCCGCGGCAAGATCGCCACCTACAAGATCCCGCGCTACTACAAGTTCGTCGACGCGTTCCCCATGACGGTGACGGGCAAGGTGCAGAAGTTCCGCATGCGCGAGCTCGCCATCCGCGAGCTGGGGCTCCAGCGCGCCGCGAGCATCCAGACCGCTTAG
- a CDS encoding quinone oxidoreductase: MPKAIRFHQTGGPEVLRLEDVEVGAPGAGEARVRHRAIGVNFVDTYHRSGLYPLPLPSGIGVEGAGVVEEVGPGVSHVGPGDRVAYTGPIGSYADVRLVSAERLVKLPDGVDERTAAAVLTKGLTVQALVRRTYRVRAGETVLVHAAAGGVGLIATQWLKALGATVIGTVGSDAKASLARAHGCDHVIVYSREDFPRRVRELTGGAGVPVVYDSVGKATFEGSLDCLAPLGLMVSFGNASGAVPPFDIGLLARKGSLFLTRPTVFTYIARREDLERGAAELFEMLRSGKVEVEIGQTWPLAEAAEAHRALEARRTTGSVVLLP; this comes from the coding sequence ATGCCCAAGGCAATCCGCTTCCACCAGACCGGCGGGCCGGAGGTGCTCCGGCTCGAGGACGTCGAGGTCGGCGCGCCCGGCGCGGGCGAGGCGCGCGTCCGGCACAGGGCCATCGGCGTCAACTTCGTCGACACGTACCACCGCTCTGGCCTCTACCCCCTGCCGCTGCCGTCGGGGATCGGGGTCGAGGGCGCCGGCGTCGTGGAGGAGGTCGGGCCCGGCGTGAGCCACGTCGGCCCCGGCGATCGCGTCGCGTACACGGGGCCGATCGGCTCCTACGCCGACGTCCGGCTGGTCTCCGCCGAGCGGCTGGTGAAGCTCCCCGACGGCGTCGACGAGCGGACCGCCGCCGCGGTCCTGACGAAGGGGCTCACGGTCCAGGCGCTGGTGCGCCGCACGTACCGGGTGCGCGCCGGCGAGACCGTGCTCGTGCACGCCGCGGCGGGCGGCGTCGGGCTCATCGCGACGCAGTGGCTGAAGGCGCTCGGGGCGACGGTGATCGGCACGGTGGGGTCGGACGCGAAGGCGTCGCTCGCGCGCGCGCACGGCTGCGATCACGTGATCGTCTACTCCCGCGAGGACTTCCCGCGGCGGGTCCGCGAGCTGACCGGCGGCGCCGGCGTGCCGGTGGTCTACGACTCCGTCGGGAAGGCCACGTTCGAGGGGTCCCTCGATTGCCTCGCGCCGCTCGGGCTCATGGTCAGCTTCGGGAACGCCTCCGGCGCCGTCCCGCCCTTCGACATCGGGCTGCTCGCGCGCAAGGGATCGCTCTTCCTCACCCGCCCCACCGTCTTCACCTACATCGCCCGCCGCGAGGACCTGGAGCGGGGCGCGGCCGAGCTGTTCGAGATGCTGCGGAGCGGAAAGGTCGAGGTGGAGATCGGCCAGACCTGGCCGCTCGCCGAGGCCGCCGAGGCGCACCGCGCGCTGGAGGCGCGCCGGACCACCGGCTCGGTGGTGCTCCTCCCGTAG